The Thermotoga sp. KOL6 genome contains the following window.
CTCGTAAAATCGCACATCGAAGTAAACTTCCGCAAGATCGGGAGTAACGTTACTTTCCAAACCACCTTTAACTATGGTAGGATTCAAGGTTAAGTTTTCAAATCTACCGTTCAAAGAGAAGATTTCCATGATCTTATATGACAACTCAATAATTGCGTTTACACCTTCGTCGAGTCTGGAGGCGTGTCCTTTTTTCCCATGAACAAACACTGACAACGCCAGAATACCTTTTCTAGATGAAACAAACTCCCCATTCTCTCTACCGGGTTCAAAAGAGAGACAATAAGATGTTTTTTCAGCTATTTTTTCAAAGGTAGATTGACTGAAAGGAGAACCGATTTCCTCGTCTACATTCAAAACGATACAGAGGTTAGCATCGTCCCCTTCCAGGAATCTCTTGATAGACTCGAGGAGAACAACTATTCCACCTTTCATATCACAAACACCCGGACCTTTCGCTATGTTTCCCTCCACTTTGAAAGGTCTCTTTTTCGATTCACCTTCTGGAAAAACTGTATCGAGGTGACCTATGAGAGTGATATACGGAGGATGCCCATGAAAGGCAACATAAGCAGCATCTTCCCTTTCAACTTTGAAACCGAGTTCCTCAAGGATTTCTGCTAAGAAAAACGTTCTATTCAGCTTTTCATCTATCGAAATATCGGGTCCCGTATCTGTGTTTACCAATCTTTCGTAAATTTTCATCCATTCCATTTTCTCGCCTCCTTTACATTATAACA
Protein-coding sequences here:
- a CDS encoding M20 family metallopeptidase, giving the protein MEWMKIYERLVNTDTGPDISIDEKLNRTFFLAEILEELGFKVEREDAAYVAFHGHPPYITLIGHLDTVFPEGESKKRPFKVEGNIAKGPGVCDMKGGIVVLLESIKRFLEGDDANLCIVLNVDEEIGSPFSQSTFEKIAEKTSYCLSFEPGRENGEFVSSRKGILALSVFVHGKKGHASRLDEGVNAIIELSYKIMEIFSLNGRFENLTLNPTIVKGGLESNVTPDLAEVYFDVRFYEDKEYDFLNKMLDNLSTIHPDSTFSYRMKIRRLPMKESRILVELVRSVAKEMKMEPKFVRATGGGDVAFFSQKDVPSMDGLGIPGGRMHSEEEYARLDQFEKRVELVVQLLKRLGGVRNVR